The following proteins come from a genomic window of Enterobacter chengduensis:
- the ompR gene encoding two-component system response regulator OmpR yields the protein MQENYKILVVDDDMRLRALLERYLTEQGFQVRSVANAEQMDRLLTRESFHLMVLDLMLPGEDGLSICRRLRSQSNPMPIIMVTAKGEEVDRIVGLEIGADDYIPKPFNPRELLARIRAVLRRQANELPGAPSQEEAVIAFGKFKLNLGTREMFREDEPMPLTSGEFAVLKALVSHPREPLSRDKLMNLARGREYSAMERSIDVQISRLRRMVEEDPAHPRYIQTVWGLGYVFVPDGSKA from the coding sequence ATGCAAGAGAACTACAAAATTCTGGTCGTGGATGACGACATGCGCCTGCGTGCGCTGCTGGAACGTTATCTGACCGAGCAGGGCTTCCAGGTTCGTAGCGTCGCGAACGCTGAGCAGATGGACCGTCTGCTGACCCGTGAATCTTTCCACCTGATGGTGCTCGATCTGATGCTGCCAGGTGAAGACGGGCTTTCTATCTGCCGCCGTCTGCGCAGCCAGAGCAACCCGATGCCGATCATCATGGTGACGGCGAAGGGCGAGGAAGTTGACCGTATCGTGGGCCTCGAAATCGGCGCGGACGACTACATTCCAAAACCGTTTAACCCGCGCGAGCTGCTGGCGCGTATTCGCGCCGTGCTGCGCCGTCAGGCGAACGAACTGCCGGGCGCGCCGTCGCAGGAAGAAGCCGTCATTGCGTTCGGCAAGTTCAAGCTGAACCTCGGCACGCGCGAGATGTTCCGTGAAGACGAGCCTATGCCGCTCACCAGCGGCGAGTTTGCGGTACTGAAAGCGCTGGTTAGCCACCCGCGTGAGCCGCTTTCCCGCGACAAGCTGATGAACCTGGCGCGCGGTCGCGAATACTCCGCAATGGAACGCTCTATCGACGTGCAGATCTCCCGCCTGCGCCGCATGGTGGAAGAAGATCCTGCGCACCCTCGTTATATTCAGACCGTATGGGGTCTGGGCTACGTGTTTGTCCCGGACGGCTCTAAAGCATGA
- the greB gene encoding transcription elongation factor GreB produces the protein MKTPLITREGYEKLKKEMDYLWREERPEVTKKVTWAASLGDRSENADYQYNKKRLREIDRRVRYLTKCLENLKIVDYSPQQEGKVFFGAWVEIENDDGDTLRFRIVGYDEIFGRKDYISIDSPMARALLKKEVGDLAVVQTPAGEASWYVNEIVYVK, from the coding sequence ATGAAAACGCCCCTGATCACCCGCGAAGGGTATGAAAAACTCAAAAAAGAGATGGATTACCTCTGGCGCGAAGAGCGCCCGGAAGTGACCAAGAAAGTGACCTGGGCGGCAAGCCTGGGCGATCGCAGCGAAAACGCTGACTATCAGTACAATAAAAAGCGGCTACGCGAGATTGACCGCCGGGTTCGCTATCTGACGAAGTGCCTGGAGAACCTCAAAATCGTCGATTATTCCCCGCAGCAGGAGGGCAAAGTGTTCTTCGGCGCGTGGGTGGAGATTGAAAACGACGACGGTGACACCCTGCGTTTTCGCATCGTCGGCTACGATGAAATTTTTGGTCGTAAGGATTACATCTCCATCGACTCCCCGATGGCCCGCGCGCTGCTGAAAAAGGAAGTGGGCGATCTGGCCGTCGTGCAGACCCCAGCCGGTGAAGCCAGCTGGTATGTTAATGAGATCGTCTACGTAAAATAG
- a CDS encoding Tex family protein, whose protein sequence is MMKDSLCRIIAGDIQARAEQVEAAVRLLDEGNTVPFIARYRKEVTGGLDDTQLRNLETRLGYLRELEERRQAILKSIGEQGKLTGELESAINGTLSKTELEDLYLPYKPKRRTRGQIAIEAGLEPLADLLWNEPSHDPDTEAAKFIDADKGVADTKAALDGARYILMERFAEDAALLAKVRDYLWKNAHIVSTVVAGKEEEGAKFRDYFDHHEPISTTPSHRALAMFRGRNEGVLQLSLNADPQFDEPPKESHCEQIIIDHLGLRLNNAPADGWRKGVVSWTWRIKVLMHLETELMGTVRERAEDEAINVFARNLHDLLMAAPAGLRATMGLDPGLRTGVKVAVVDGTGKLVATDTIYPHTGQAAKAAVVVAALCEKYNVELVAIGNGTASRETERFYLDVQKQFPKVTAQKVIVSEAGASVYSASELAAQEFPDLDVSLRGAVSIARRLQDPLAELVKIDPKSIGVGQYQHDVSQTQLARKLDAVVEDCVNAVGVDLNTASVPLLTRVAGLTRMMAQNIVAWRDENGQFQNRQQLLKVSRLGPKAFEQCAGFLRINHGDNPLDASTVHPEAYPVVERILAATEQALKDLMGDSSALRNLKAADFTDDKFGVPTVTDIIKELEKPGRDPRPEFKTATFADGVETMNDLLPGMVLEGAVTNVTNFGAFVDIGVHQDGLVHISSLADKFVEDPHTVVKAGDIVKVKVLEVDLQRKRIALTMRLDEQPGETNARRGGNGGGREQQRPAAKAAKPRGREAQPAGNSAMMDALAAAMGKKR, encoded by the coding sequence ATGATGAAAGATTCGCTCTGCCGCATTATTGCGGGTGATATTCAGGCCAGAGCCGAACAGGTAGAAGCTGCCGTTCGCCTGCTTGATGAAGGGAACACCGTGCCGTTTATTGCACGCTATCGTAAGGAAGTCACCGGCGGTCTGGACGACACGCAGCTGCGTAACCTGGAGACCCGTCTGGGCTATCTGCGCGAGCTGGAAGAACGTCGTCAGGCGATCCTCAAGTCCATCGGCGAACAGGGCAAGCTGACCGGCGAACTGGAAAGCGCCATTAACGGCACCCTGAGCAAAACCGAACTCGAAGACCTCTATCTGCCGTACAAGCCGAAGCGCCGCACGCGCGGGCAAATTGCCATCGAAGCGGGCCTTGAGCCGCTGGCCGACCTGCTGTGGAACGAACCTTCCCACGATCCGGATACCGAAGCGGCGAAATTCATCGACGCCGACAAAGGCGTCGCGGACACCAAAGCCGCCCTCGACGGCGCACGCTACATTCTGATGGAGCGCTTCGCCGAAGACGCCGCGCTGCTGGCTAAGGTGCGTGATTACCTGTGGAAGAACGCGCACATCGTCTCAACCGTCGTTGCGGGGAAAGAGGAAGAAGGCGCGAAATTCCGCGACTACTTCGATCACCACGAACCGATCTCTACGACCCCTTCACACCGCGCGCTGGCGATGTTCCGCGGCCGCAACGAAGGCGTGCTGCAGCTCTCCCTGAATGCCGACCCGCAGTTTGACGAGCCGCCGAAAGAGAGCCACTGCGAGCAGATCATTATCGATCACCTCGGCCTGCGCCTGAACAACGCCCCGGCAGACGGCTGGCGTAAAGGCGTGGTGAGCTGGACCTGGCGCATCAAGGTGCTGATGCACCTCGAAACCGAGCTGATGGGCACCGTGCGCGAGCGCGCCGAAGATGAAGCCATCAACGTCTTCGCCCGTAACCTGCACGACCTGCTGATGGCCGCCCCTGCCGGCCTGCGCGCGACCATGGGTCTCGATCCGGGTCTGCGTACCGGCGTGAAGGTGGCGGTGGTCGACGGCACCGGCAAGCTGGTCGCCACCGACACCATCTACCCGCACACCGGCCAGGCAGCGAAAGCGGCCGTCGTGGTTGCCGCTTTGTGCGAAAAATACAACGTCGAGCTGGTCGCCATCGGCAACGGCACGGCGTCCCGCGAAACCGAGCGTTTCTACCTCGACGTGCAGAAGCAGTTCCCGAAAGTGACGGCACAGAAGGTGATCGTCAGCGAAGCGGGGGCCTCGGTCTATTCCGCGTCCGAGCTGGCGGCGCAGGAGTTCCCGGATCTGGACGTTTCCCTGCGCGGCGCGGTCTCAATCGCTCGCCGTCTGCAGGATCCGCTGGCGGAGCTGGTGAAGATCGACCCGAAATCTATCGGCGTGGGCCAGTACCAGCACGACGTGAGCCAGACTCAGCTGGCGCGCAAGCTGGATGCGGTGGTGGAAGACTGCGTAAACGCCGTCGGCGTGGACCTGAACACCGCCTCCGTTCCCCTGCTGACTCGCGTGGCGGGCTTAACCCGCATGATGGCGCAGAACATCGTCGCCTGGCGCGACGAGAACGGCCAGTTCCAGAACCGTCAGCAGCTGCTCAAGGTGAGCCGTCTGGGGCCAAAAGCCTTTGAGCAGTGCGCGGGCTTCCTGCGCATCAACCACGGCGATAACCCGCTGGACGCTTCCACCGTTCACCCGGAAGCCTACCCGGTGGTGGAACGTATTCTGGCCGCCACCGAGCAGGCCCTGAAGGATCTGATGGGCGACAGCAGCGCCCTGCGCAACCTGAAGGCCGCGGACTTTACCGACGACAAATTTGGTGTACCTACCGTCACCGATATCATTAAAGAGCTGGAAAAGCCGGGCCGCGATCCGCGTCCCGAGTTTAAAACGGCCACCTTTGCTGACGGCGTGGAAACCATGAACGATCTGCTGCCCGGCATGGTGCTGGAAGGGGCGGTAACCAACGTTACCAACTTCGGCGCGTTTGTGGATATCGGCGTGCATCAGGACGGTCTGGTCCATATCTCATCCCTGGCCGACAAGTTCGTTGAAGATCCGCACACCGTGGTCAAAGCAGGCGACATCGTGAAGGTGAAAGTGCTGGAAGTGGACCTGCAGCGCAAGCGTATCGCCCTGACCATGCGTCTGGACGAGCAGCCGGGCGAAACCAACGCGCGCCGTGGCGGCAATGGCGGCGGCCGCGAGCAGCAGCGCCCGGCAGCGAAGGCGGCAAAACCGCGCGGACGTGAGGCACAGCCTGCGGGTAATAGCGCGATGATGGATGCGCTGGCGGCCGCGATGGGCAAGAAGCGCTAA
- the feoA gene encoding ferrous iron transporter A, which yields MQFTPDSAWKITGFTREISPAYRQKLLSLGMLPGSSFQVVRVAPLGDPVHIETRRVNLVLRKKDLALIEVEALSR from the coding sequence ATGCAATTCACTCCAGACAGTGCGTGGAAAATTACCGGTTTTACCCGCGAAATTAGCCCGGCCTATCGGCAAAAGCTGCTGTCGCTGGGCATGCTGCCCGGCTCGTCATTTCAGGTCGTGCGCGTGGCGCCGTTAGGTGACCCGGTTCACATCGAAACCCGGCGCGTGAATCTGGTCCTGCGTAAGAAAGACCTCGCGTTAATAGAAGTCGAAGCGTTATCCCGATAA
- the feoB gene encoding Fe(2+) transporter permease subunit FeoB → MKKLTIGLIGNPNSGKTTLFNQLTGARQRVGNWAGVTVERKEGQFTTTDNQVTLVDLPGTYSLTTISSQTSLDEQIACHYILSGDADLLINVVDASNLERNLYLTLQLLELGIPCIVALNMLDIAEKQKLRIDVDALSARLGCPVVPLVSTRARGIDALKLAIDRHAGNRDVELVHYAQPLLREADLLAQEMDKSMPAKQRLWLGLQMLEGDIYSRAYAGHAADKLDATVARLSDELDDPALHIADARYQAIASICDVVSNALTAEPSRFTAAVDKVVLNRFLGLPIFLLVMYVMFLLAINIGGALQPIFDAGSVAIFVHGIQWVGYTLHFPEWLTIFLAQGIGGGINTVLPLVPQIGMMYLFLSFLEDSGYMARAAFVMDRLMQALGLPGKSFVPLIVGFGCNVPSVMGARTLDAPRERLMTIMMAPFMSCGARLAIFAVFAAAFFGQQGALAVFSLYVLGIVMAILTGLMLKHTIMRGEASPFVMELPVYHVPHLKSLVIQTWQRLKGFVLRAGKVIVIVSIFLSALNSFTLSGQAADNINDSALASVSRVITPVFKPIGVHEDNWQATVGLFTGAMAKEVVVGTLNTLYTAENIQEQEFDPAAFHLGDELLGAVEETWQSLKDTFSLSVLANPIEASKGDGEMATGAMGVMGEKFGSASAAYSYLIFVLLYIPCISVMGAIARESSRGWMGFSILWGLNIAYSLATLFYQTVNFSQHPRYSLICILAVVLFNAIVLGLLRRARSRVDIDLLANCKTAATCCSSPAGDCH, encoded by the coding sequence ATGAAAAAGTTAACGATTGGCTTAATTGGCAATCCTAATTCCGGCAAGACAACGCTTTTTAACCAGCTGACCGGGGCGCGCCAGCGCGTGGGCAACTGGGCGGGCGTGACGGTTGAGCGTAAAGAAGGCCAGTTCACGACAACGGACAACCAGGTCACCCTGGTTGATCTTCCCGGCACCTACTCCCTTACCACCATTTCGTCGCAAACCTCGCTCGATGAGCAAATTGCCTGCCACTACATTCTGAGCGGTGACGCTGACCTGCTGATCAACGTGGTCGACGCCTCCAACCTCGAGCGCAACCTCTACCTGACGCTGCAGCTGCTGGAGCTGGGTATTCCCTGCATCGTGGCGCTCAACATGCTCGACATTGCGGAGAAACAAAAGCTGCGCATCGACGTCGATGCGCTCTCCGCGCGCCTGGGCTGCCCGGTGGTCCCGCTGGTCTCGACGCGCGCTCGCGGTATTGATGCCCTGAAGCTGGCGATCGATCGCCACGCGGGCAATCGCGACGTTGAGCTGGTGCATTACGCTCAGCCGCTGCTGCGTGAAGCCGATCTGCTGGCGCAGGAGATGGACAAAAGCATGCCTGCGAAACAGCGCCTGTGGCTGGGCCTGCAGATGCTGGAAGGGGATATTTACAGCCGCGCCTACGCCGGGCATGCGGCAGATAAGCTGGACGCGACGGTGGCCCGTCTCAGCGACGAGCTGGACGACCCGGCGCTGCACATCGCCGATGCGCGTTACCAGGCCATCGCCTCGATTTGCGACGTGGTCAGTAACGCACTCACGGCAGAACCCAGCCGCTTCACGGCGGCGGTGGATAAGGTGGTGCTTAACCGCTTCCTCGGTTTGCCCATCTTCCTGCTGGTGATGTACGTGATGTTCCTGCTCGCCATCAACATCGGCGGCGCGCTCCAGCCGATTTTTGACGCCGGTTCCGTCGCGATCTTCGTACACGGGATTCAGTGGGTAGGCTACACCCTGCACTTCCCGGAATGGTTAACCATCTTCCTCGCGCAGGGGATCGGCGGCGGTATCAATACCGTTCTGCCGCTGGTGCCGCAGATTGGCATGATGTATCTGTTCCTCTCGTTCCTGGAAGATTCCGGCTACATGGCGCGCGCCGCGTTCGTGATGGACCGCCTGATGCAGGCCCTGGGTCTGCCCGGCAAATCCTTCGTTCCGCTGATTGTCGGCTTCGGCTGCAACGTGCCGTCGGTGATGGGCGCGCGCACCCTGGATGCACCGCGCGAGCGTCTGATGACCATCATGATGGCGCCGTTTATGTCCTGCGGCGCCCGTCTGGCCATCTTCGCCGTCTTTGCCGCCGCCTTCTTTGGGCAGCAGGGCGCGCTGGCGGTCTTCTCGCTGTACGTGCTGGGCATCGTGATGGCCATTCTCACGGGTCTGATGCTGAAACACACCATTATGCGCGGTGAAGCCTCGCCGTTCGTGATGGAGCTGCCGGTATATCACGTGCCGCATCTGAAAAGCCTGGTCATCCAGACCTGGCAGCGCCTGAAAGGCTTTGTCCTGCGCGCCGGTAAGGTGATTGTCATCGTCAGCATTTTCCTGAGCGCGCTGAACAGCTTCACCCTCAGCGGGCAGGCGGCAGATAACATCAACGACTCTGCTCTCGCCTCCGTCAGCCGCGTCATCACCCCGGTCTTCAAACCGATTGGCGTACATGAGGATAACTGGCAGGCGACCGTCGGGCTGTTCACCGGCGCGATGGCGAAAGAGGTGGTTGTCGGCACCCTGAACACGCTTTACACCGCGGAGAACATTCAGGAACAGGAATTTGATCCGGCCGCGTTTCACCTCGGTGACGAACTGCTGGGTGCCGTAGAGGAGACCTGGCAGAGCCTGAAGGACACCTTCAGCCTGAGCGTGCTGGCGAACCCGATTGAGGCCAGCAAAGGCGACGGCGAAATGGCGACCGGTGCCATGGGCGTGATGGGCGAGAAATTTGGCAGCGCGTCCGCGGCCTACAGCTATCTCATCTTCGTTCTGCTCTACATTCCGTGCATCTCGGTGATGGGGGCAATTGCCCGCGAATCCAGCCGCGGCTGGATGGGCTTCTCCATCCTGTGGGGGCTGAATATCGCCTACTCGCTGGCGACGCTGTTTTATCAGACCGTTAACTTCAGCCAGCACCCGCGCTACAGCCTGATCTGCATTCTCGCGGTCGTGCTGTTTAACGCGATCGTGCTCGGCCTGCTGCGCCGGGCACGCAGCCGCGTCGACATCGACCTGCTGGCAAACTGTAAAACCGCCGCGACCTGCTGCAGCAGTCCGGCTGGCGACTGTCACTAA
- the feoC gene encoding [Fe-S]-dependent transcriptional repressor FeoC, which yields MASLIQVRDLLALQGRMEAKQLSLSLHTPQPMIDAMLERLEAMGKAVRIQEDADGCLSGSCKSCPEGKACLREWWALR from the coding sequence ATGGCATCGTTGATTCAGGTTCGTGACCTGCTGGCGCTGCAGGGGCGGATGGAGGCGAAACAGCTGAGCCTCAGCCTGCATACGCCGCAGCCGATGATCGATGCCATGCTGGAAAGACTGGAGGCCATGGGGAAAGCCGTGCGGATTCAGGAAGACGCAGACGGCTGTCTCTCCGGCAGCTGTAAAAGCTGTCCGGAAGGCAAGGCCTGCCTCAGGGAGTGGTGGGCGCTGCGTTAG
- a CDS encoding YdgH/BhsA/McbA-like domain containing protein, translating into MKLVTGIVTSLVIGSLSFGVFAAKELEKDKVAGMNLTKIGEISTSDTTAPMDARKELSKKADELGGTYYVVTSAEKQTKNVRATADVYK; encoded by the coding sequence ATGAAACTTGTTACAGGTATTGTCACTTCTCTGGTTATTGGGTCACTGTCCTTTGGCGTCTTTGCGGCAAAAGAGCTGGAAAAAGATAAAGTTGCCGGAATGAATCTGACGAAAATTGGTGAGATTTCTACGTCTGACACCACCGCGCCGATGGACGCGAGAAAAGAGCTGTCGAAGAAAGCGGATGAGCTGGGCGGAACGTACTACGTTGTCACCAGCGCTGAAAAACAGACCAAAAACGTGCGTGCAACGGCGGACGTCTACAAGTAA
- the bioH gene encoding pimeloyl-ACP methyl ester esterase BioH — translation MKTLWWQTVGTGNCHLVLLHGWGLNAEVWHCINEELASQFTLHLVDLPGYGRSHGYGAMTLEEMAQVVVDAAPQHAIWLGWSLGGLVASQIALSWPERVKALVTVASSPCFSAQEAWPGIKPDVLAGFQQQLSDDFQRTVERFLALQTMGTETARQDARALKQVVLSLPMPDVGVLNGGLEILKTVDLREPLAALAMPHLRIYGYLDGLVPRKVVPLLDALWPDSESQVIAKAAHAPFISHPTEFCSALVALSQRLD, via the coding sequence ATGAAGACGCTGTGGTGGCAGACCGTTGGGACAGGAAATTGCCATCTTGTGCTGCTGCACGGATGGGGCCTGAATGCGGAAGTGTGGCATTGCATAAACGAGGAACTTGCCTCGCAATTTACATTGCATCTGGTTGATCTACCGGGGTATGGCCGCAGCCACGGCTACGGTGCGATGACGCTCGAAGAGATGGCGCAGGTGGTGGTTGACGCGGCGCCACAACATGCCATCTGGCTGGGCTGGAGCCTTGGCGGGCTGGTGGCAAGCCAGATTGCGCTTTCCTGGCCCGAACGCGTAAAGGCGCTGGTGACGGTGGCGTCGTCGCCCTGCTTTAGCGCGCAGGAGGCGTGGCCCGGCATAAAGCCTGACGTGCTGGCGGGCTTCCAGCAGCAGCTGAGCGACGATTTCCAGCGCACCGTAGAGCGGTTCCTCGCGCTGCAGACGATGGGGACGGAAACCGCGCGACAGGATGCCAGAGCGCTGAAGCAGGTGGTGCTCTCTTTGCCGATGCCGGACGTTGGGGTGCTCAACGGCGGTCTAGAAATCCTGAAAACGGTCGACCTGCGCGAGCCGCTGGCCGCGCTGGCGATGCCGCATCTGCGTATCTATGGCTATCTTGACGGCCTGGTCCCGCGCAAAGTGGTTCCGCTTCTGGATGCGCTCTGGCCGGACAGCGAATCGCAGGTCATTGCCAAAGCCGCGCATGCCCCGTTTATCTCTCATCCGACGGAGTTTTGTTCAGCGCTCGTTGCGTTAAGTCAACGTTTAGACTGA
- the gntX gene encoding DNA utilization protein GntX gives MLTVPGLCWLCKMPLALSAWGICSVCTGSLQWRIGTCPQCGLPATNPSLPCGRCLKKSPPWQALVAVDDYVPPLSGLVHALKFSGQSALAQPLARLLLLAVLQARRHRALAKVDMVVNVPLYRRRHWRRGYNQSDLICRPLARWLGCRYEAGALTRVHATAIQHQLSARLRKRNLKNAFRLELPVNGLHIAIVDDVVTTGSTVAELSRLLLRSGAASVQVWCLCRTL, from the coding sequence ATGCTAACAGTGCCCGGCTTGTGCTGGCTATGCAAAATGCCGCTTGCCCTCAGCGCCTGGGGCATCTGCTCCGTCTGCACGGGCTCGCTGCAATGGCGAATCGGAACCTGCCCGCAATGTGGTTTACCGGCCACAAATCCCTCGCTGCCCTGCGGCCGTTGCCTGAAAAAATCCCCGCCGTGGCAAGCGCTGGTGGCGGTGGATGATTATGTTCCGCCGCTGAGCGGGCTGGTTCACGCGCTGAAGTTTTCCGGGCAGAGCGCGCTGGCGCAGCCCCTTGCCCGCCTGCTGTTGCTGGCGGTTTTGCAGGCACGACGTCACCGGGCGCTGGCGAAAGTCGACATGGTGGTGAATGTTCCCTTATACCGACGTCGGCACTGGCGGCGCGGCTATAACCAGAGTGACCTAATCTGCCGTCCCCTCGCCCGGTGGCTCGGCTGCCGGTACGAGGCCGGTGCGCTAACACGCGTACATGCCACCGCCATCCAGCATCAGCTCAGCGCCCGGCTGCGCAAAAGAAACCTCAAGAATGCCTTTCGGCTTGAATTGCCGGTCAACGGTCTCCATATCGCGATTGTGGATGATGTCGTCACCACGGGCAGTACCGTTGCTGAACTTTCCCGACTGCTTTTGCGAAGCGGCGCCGCGTCGGTTCAGGTATGGTGTCTGTGCCGTACCTTGTAG
- the nfuA gene encoding Fe-S biogenesis protein NfuA yields MIRISDSAQAHFAKLLANQEEGTQIRVFVINPGTPNAECGVSYCPPDAVEATDTALKFEQLTAYVDELSAPYLEDAEIDFVTDQLGSQLTLKAPNAKMRKVSDDAPLMERVEYLLQSQINPQLAGHGGRVSLMEITEDGLAILQFGGGCNGCSMVDVTLKEGIEKQLLNEFPELKGVRDLTEHQRGEHSYY; encoded by the coding sequence ATGATCCGTATTTCCGATTCTGCACAAGCGCACTTTGCCAAACTGCTGGCAAATCAGGAAGAAGGGACGCAGATCCGCGTGTTTGTGATCAATCCAGGCACGCCGAATGCAGAATGTGGTGTTTCTTATTGTCCTCCGGACGCCGTGGAAGCCACCGACACTGCCCTTAAGTTTGAACAGCTCACCGCCTACGTTGATGAGCTGAGCGCACCGTATCTTGAAGATGCGGAGATCGACTTCGTCACCGATCAGCTGGGCTCTCAGCTGACCCTGAAAGCGCCGAACGCGAAGATGCGTAAAGTGTCTGACGATGCCCCGCTGATGGAGCGCGTCGAGTATCTGCTGCAATCCCAGATCAACCCGCAGCTGGCGGGCCACGGCGGCCGCGTTTCCCTGATGGAAATCACGGAAGACGGCCTGGCGATCCTGCAGTTTGGCGGCGGCTGTAACGGCTGTTCAATGGTGGATGTGACCCTGAAAGAAGGGATCGAGAAGCAGCTGCTGAACGAGTTCCCGGAACTGAAGGGCGTGCGTGACCTGACCGAACACCAGCGCGGCGAGCACTCTTACTACTAA
- the gntT gene encoding gluconate transporter, which yields MPLVIVAIGVVLLLLLMIRFKMNGFIALVLVALAVGLMQGMPLVKVISSIKAGVGGTLGSLALIMGFGAMLGKMLADCGGAQRIATTLIDKFGKKNIQWAVVLTGFTVGFALFYEVGFVLMLPLVFTIAAAASIPLLYVGVPMAAALSVTHGFLPPHPGPTAIATIFHADMGKTLLFGTILAIPTVILAGPVYARFLKGIDKPIPEGLYSAKTFTEEEMPGFGVSVWTSLVPVILMAMRAVAEMVLPKGHAFLSVAEFLGDPVMATLIAVLIAMFTFGLNRGRSMDQINDTLTSSIKIIAMMLLIIGGGGAFKQVLVDSGVDKYIAAMMHETNVSPLLMAWSIAAVLRIALGSATVAAITAGGIVAPLIATTGVSPELMVIAVGSGSVIFSHVNDPGFWLFKEYFNLTIGETIKSWSALETIISVCGLVGVLLLNMVV from the coding sequence ATGCCATTAGTCATCGTTGCTATCGGTGTTGTGTTATTACTGCTCTTGATGATCCGTTTCAAAATGAACGGGTTTATCGCTCTGGTTCTGGTGGCACTTGCAGTCGGTCTGATGCAGGGCATGCCGCTGGTAAAAGTTATCAGCTCCATTAAAGCCGGCGTCGGCGGCACGCTCGGCAGCCTGGCGCTGATCATGGGCTTCGGCGCCATGCTCGGCAAAATGCTGGCGGACTGCGGTGGCGCCCAGCGTATTGCCACCACGCTTATCGACAAATTTGGCAAAAAGAACATTCAGTGGGCAGTGGTGTTAACCGGCTTTACCGTCGGCTTCGCGCTGTTCTATGAAGTGGGCTTCGTGCTGATGCTGCCGCTGGTGTTCACCATCGCGGCCGCGGCGAGCATCCCGCTGCTGTATGTCGGCGTGCCAATGGCTGCGGCGCTCTCCGTGACCCACGGCTTCCTGCCGCCGCACCCGGGTCCAACCGCTATCGCAACCATTTTCCATGCCGATATGGGTAAAACCCTGCTGTTCGGTACCATTCTGGCGATCCCGACGGTGATTCTGGCAGGCCCGGTGTATGCCCGCTTCCTGAAAGGCATCGATAAGCCGATTCCGGAAGGTCTGTACAGCGCCAAAACCTTCACCGAAGAAGAGATGCCTGGCTTTGGCGTCAGCGTCTGGACCTCTCTGGTACCGGTGATCCTGATGGCGATGCGCGCCGTAGCAGAGATGGTTCTGCCGAAAGGCCATGCGTTCCTGTCCGTCGCGGAATTCCTGGGTGACCCGGTGATGGCAACGCTGATTGCGGTGCTGATCGCGATGTTCACCTTCGGCCTTAACCGCGGGCGTTCAATGGATCAGATCAACGACACGCTGACCTCTTCCATCAAAATCATTGCCATGATGCTCCTGATCATCGGCGGTGGCGGTGCCTTCAAGCAGGTGCTGGTTGACAGCGGCGTGGACAAATACATCGCCGCGATGATGCATGAAACCAACGTGTCGCCGCTCCTGATGGCCTGGTCTATCGCCGCGGTTCTGCGTATTGCGCTGGGCTCTGCGACCGTTGCGGCGATCACCGCAGGCGGTATCGTTGCCCCGCTGATTGCCACCACGGGCGTGAGCCCTGAGCTGATGGTTATCGCCGTCGGTTCCGGTAGCGTGATTTTCTCTCACGTTAACGACCCGGGCTTCTGGCTGTTCAAGGAGTACTTCAACCTGACGATCGGTGAAACCATCAAGTCCTGGTCCGCGCTGGAAACCATTATTTCGGTGTGTGGTCTGGTCGGGGTGCTGCTGTTGAATATGGTGGTTTGA